In one Papio anubis isolate 15944 chromosome 11, Panubis1.0, whole genome shotgun sequence genomic region, the following are encoded:
- the LOC116269387 gene encoding uncharacterized protein LOC116269387, producing MSLDNCYKKFLDGKLLDINKDFQPYYGEGGRILEIRTPEAVTSIKKRGESLGYTEGALLALAFIIILCCIPAILVVLVSYRQFKVRQAECTKTARIQAALPAAKPAAPAPAPVAAPPPPPPPPPGAHLYEELGDSSMYEMPQYGSRRRLLPPAGQEEYGEVVGEAEEEYEEEEWARKRMIKLVVDREYETSSTGEDSAPECQRHRLHHPSIHSNINGNIYIAQNGSVVRTRRACLTDNLKVASPVRLGRHFKKLDKLAVTHEENVPLNTLSKGPFSTEKMNARPTLVTFAPCPVGTDNTAVKTLGNRLKSTVEQESMIDSKNIKEALEFHSDHTQSDDEELWMGPWNNLHIPMTKL from the exons ATGAGCTTGGACAATTGCTATAAAAA ATTTTTGGATGGCAAACTGCTTGATATCAATAAAGACTTTCAGCCGTATTATGGGGAAGGAGGACGCATTCTGGAGATCCGGACTCCAGAGGCAGTGACCAGCattaaaaagagaggagagagtctAGGATACACAGAAGGGGCCTTGTTGGCTCTGGCCTTCATCATCATCCTCTGCTGCATTCCTGCCATCTTGGTGGTTTTGGTCAGCTACAGACA GTTTAAAGT ACGTCAAGCTGAGTGCACAAAGACTGCACGAATTCAGGCCGCGTTACCCGCGGCTAAACCAGCAGCGCCGGCCCCTGCACCAGTGGCagcgcccccgccgccgccgccgcctccaccAGGTGCGCATCTCTATGAAGAACTTGGAGACAGCTCAAT GTATGAAATGCCTCAATATGGGAGTCGCCGTCGATTGTTACCACCAGCTGGACAAGAGGAATATGGTGAGGTGGTTGGTGAAGCTGAGGAAGAATATGAGGAGGAAGAG TGGGCAAGAAAAAGAATGATCAAGTTAGTTGTAGATCGAGAGTATGAAACCAGCTCAACTGGAGAAGACAGCGCTCCTGAATGTCAGAGACACCGTCTTCACCATCCTAGTATCCACAGTAATATCAATGGCAATATATATATCGCACAGAATGGTTCTGTGGTGAGAACCCGCCGTGCCTGCCTCACGGACAACTTAAAAGTTGCTTCCCCTGTTCGATTGGGAAGGCACTTTAAGAAACTAGACAAGTTGGCAGTGACACATGAGGAGAATGTGCCTCTGAACACATTATCAAAGGGGCCATTTTCTACTGAGAAAATGAATGCAAGACCAACTCTGGTTACATTTGCGCCTTGCCCTGTGGGGACTGACAATACAGCGGTGAAGACACTAGGGAACAGGCTGAAAAGCACAGTTGAACAGGAGTCCATGATTGACAGTAAGAACATCAAGGAGGCTTTGGAATTTCATAGTGACCACACACAGTCCGATGATGAAGAGCTTTGGATGGGTCCCTGGAATAACCTCCATATACCAATGACAAAACTGtga